The Daucus carota subsp. sativus chromosome 2, DH1 v3.0, whole genome shotgun sequence genome includes a window with the following:
- the LOC108207238 gene encoding uncharacterized protein LOC108207238, giving the protein MDKSWISKDRDSLEYEVGVESFLIFAEENAKNRNKNPCPCARCGNFKKHSVEIIRGHLYEKGFSLGYVDWIWHGEKCPTRESAPKSSFGSNSVEIPTSENVDICEAAYERSEYIDDSGEFSRFVADAEQPLYEGSDNSKLESMLKLHNWKSRFGISDSAFTDLLSSVGSLLPKDHVLPENAYEAKKTLTDLGLEYIKFHACLNDCILYRGLNIDASECPKCHLSRWKVGKDGKPRINVPANVMWYFPIIPRFKRMFKSPATAEIMSWHSNKRIQDGQMRHPADSPSWRNIDYRWPEFGSESRNIRLALAADEINPHNNGLTNRYT; this is encoded by the coding sequence ATGGACAAGTCTTGGATTTCAAAAGATAGGGATTCTTTAGAATATGAAGTGGGGGTTGAATCTTTCTTGATATTTGCTGAAGAAAATGCTAAGAATCGTAATAAAAACCCTTGCCCCTGTGCACGTTGTGGGAATTTTAAGAAGCATTCTGTTGAAATAATTAGAGgtcatttatatgaaaaaggaTTTAGTTTGGGGTATGTTGATTGGATATGGCACGGAGAAAAGTGTCCAACTAGAGAGTCAGCACCAAAGTCTTCTTTTGGTAGTAATTCAGTCGAAATTCCTACATCCGAAAATGTTGACATATGTGAAGCAGCGTATGAGAGgagtgaatatattgatgattCGGGTGAGTTTAGTAGGTTTGTCGCTGATGCAGAACAACCGTTATACGAGGGTAGCGACAACAGCAAATTAGAGTCGATGTTGAAATTACATAATTGGAAATCTAGGTTTGGCATAAGCGATAGTGCCTTCACCGATCTTCTTTCTTCTGTAGGGTCTTTACTGCCTAAAGACCATGTGTTACCCGAGAATGCGTATGAAGCAAAAAAAACCCTAACTGATTTAGGACTTGAGTATATTAAGTTTCACGCGTGTCTAAATGATTGTATACTGTACAGGGGTTTAAATATTGATGCGTCGGAGTGCCCCAAGTGCCATCTGTCTCGTTGGAAGGTTGGAAAGGACGGTAAACCTAGGATTAATGTTCCAGCCAATGTAATGTGGTATTTTCCGATAATTCCTCGATTTAAACGGATGTTTAAATCTCCTGCCACAGCTGAAATTATGAGTTGGCATTCGAACAAGCGAATTCAAGATGGCCAAATGCGTCATCCAGCCGACTCTCCTTCTTGGAGGAATATTGACTATAGGTGGCCTGAATTTGGTAGTGAGTCGAGAAACATTCGCTTAGCATTAGCTGCTGATGAAATAAACCCGCACAACAATGGCCTTACCAATAGGTACACTTGA